Within Agarivorans litoreus, the genomic segment ACTGGAGCAACTAGCTGAAACATTGATTAATAACTTCAATCAACCACACAACTTTAACCATATCGAAGTTGCGGTAAGCCTTAGCATTGGCATGTGCAGTTTTCACCGCCACAACGAAGAATTTAACCAAATTCTCCATCGCGCAGACCAAGCTATGTACCAAGTTAAACATAATGGCAAAAACAACTACGCGCTGTGGAAGGCCCCTACCCCAAAGTAGCTATTTATACCAATCGTACTAAGTAACTGTTCATTCTATCTGGTCAAAATATTCGATAACTGCGTTAGAATTTTTGATTATAGAATAACTACTTATCAAAAAATCCTGCCTTACTCTTGAGCATTTTTCCTGCGTTATTTCTGATCACTTACTTAGTGTGATTGGTATTACTAAAACTACCCAACCAACGCTGAATTTGCATCTTTCGCAGTGAAAACAAGCCAGCAACCACGACTAAGTAAAGCACCGGTTCTAACCACCCAGACTTTAATGACCACCAAAAGTGAACCAGAACAAGTAGGGTTATAGGATAAACTAAGCCATGCAATTGCAACCAACGGCGCCCCAGTTTTTGTTGTAAGGCTTTAAGCGAAGTAATGCTCATTGCTAGCAATACCACAAAGGCAATCATACCTAACCAAATGTAAGGTCGTTGTAAATTCTCCTGCCAAAATAGCTGCCAATCTAAACCTAAATCAATCACCAAGTAAGCCGCTAAATGCAACAGTGCATAAACGAACACATAAAGGCCAATTAAACGCCGATAAGCTAATAAGCTAGGTAATTTAAACTTGCGTGACACAGGTGCTAAACACAGCGTAATGAGCAAAATGTTTAATGCACTGTTCGCTAGGTAATGGATAATAGCCTGAACCGGATCTCCTCCCCACCAGCCATTAACGACCGCTAATACACAATAAAACAACGGGCATAATAACAGCAGGTGCAACAAGCCTTTTAGTTGCCATCGATAGCTAGCAAGCGTTTTGTTTATAGCTTTACTCACCTAAGCACCATTAGAAGTAGCGGGTTAAATCCATGTTTTTGTATAAGTGGGCAACCTGCTCACCATAACCGTTAAACATTTCGGTATCGATACGCTTGCGTCCCAATAAACCCGCGTCATCAATTCTACGTTCAGACGCTTGGCTCCATCGAGGGTGGTCGACCTTGGGATTAACGTTGGCATAAAAGCCATATTCATAAGGTGAAAGAATATTCCAAGTGGTGGGCGGCTCTACATCAGTAAAGCGAATTCGCACTATCGACTTAATGCTCTTAAACCCATACTTCCATGGCACAACTAAGCGCAATGGCGCACCGTTTTGCGCAGGTAAGGTTTTGCCATACATGCCCACAGCCATAAAGCTTAAGGGGTTCATGGCTTCATCTAAACGCAAACCTTCTACGTAAGGGTAATTAATACCGCCCCCAACAAATCGGCTTTTCTGCCCTGGCATTTGTTCTGGATCGTACAGCGTTTCAAAAGCAACATAACGCGCCGATGACAAGGGTTTAACCTGTTTGAGCAAATCACTCAAAGAAAAGCCTACCCAAGGAATAACCATCGACCAAGCTTCTACACATCGTAATCGGTAAATACGTTGCTCTAAAGCCATTTTAGCCATTACGTCATCTAAATCTAAGGTCAGTGGTTTTTCCACTAAACCGTCGATGGTGAAAGACCAAGGATTAGGGTTAAACTGGCGGCTGTTTTTAACGGGGTCATCTTTTGCAGTGCCAAACTCATAAAAATTATTATGGCTAATGGCTTTTGCCTCTGGCGTTAAGGCATCGTTATGCAAAGGAGGGATATCAGTTTTATTGAGAGCGCGTCGCACTATTGCTGCTGGCTCTTCGTCGTCACCACCAAACCAAGATGCAGCCTGCCCCGTTACAGGAAGCAAACTGGCAGCTCCTGCAAGGCCAAAGCCTTTGATAATATTGCGGCGCTGCTTAAACAGCGCTTCAGGGGTAACAGCCGACTCAGGCTCTTCCCAATCACGTTTAAATTTCAACCACATAGCATCTCCTTTTTATAACAGACCACACTAGTGCCAAATAAATTTCGTGAAACTAAGCGCTGTTAAACTAATTACAGCTATAGGATTCTATCGGCGCTACAAATACGTTTTAAGTGCTGATAATCACCGAGTACCGGCGAGCCGGTTAAGTAACGACGCAACATATCCATAGCAACGGCGGTAGACATAATACGTACTACCGAGCGACTTCGATTACTAAGTAATAACTGCTGGCTAATACATTTATCGCCTTCTGCTAGGGTAAAACAAACGGTACCTACCGGTTTATCCTCACTACCGCCACTTGGCCCTGCGATGCCAGTGACCGATAAAGCAATATCTGCCTCGCTATGTTTAAGCGCGCCTAGAGCCATTGCTTGACTGGTTTCAATTGATACTGCACCGTATTGCTCAATAGTTGCTGCTGGAACCCCTATGCTTTGCTGCTTTGCCTGGTTACTGTAAGTAACAAAGCCGCGATCTAAGTAGGCAGAACTTCCCGCAACCGCAATCAGTTCTGCAGCTAACATCCCGCCGGTACAAGATTCAGCTAAGGCCAGCTTTTTGCCCTGCGCTATCATCAACTGTTGCAGATGTAAGGCCCAATTGCCTTGGTCTTCGGTAAATACATGATCGGCTAACTCATTGCGAACAACCTGGCTTAGCTGCTCATATTGAGGTGCCTCTCGCGGATAAAACAGCTTAACTTCAATACTTGGACGCGCCGAGCGATACCCTAGGTGAACACCTTCTGGCAGCGCTAAATCGTTAAAGCGATCACTAAGAGATGACTCAGACAAACCAAAGGTATAAAAGCGCTTAACCTTGGCTTGCGCATTGGGTGCTGCGGCGATTAGCTGTGGAAACCACTGTTCTTTGAGCATTCGCTTAAACTCGCTAGGCACGCCCGGGGTAAAGATAAGTTTTGCCCCAGCATGTTCCACTATAAAGCCACATGCAGTGCCTATAGGG encodes:
- the msrP gene encoding protein-methionine-sulfoxide reductase catalytic subunit MsrP; the protein is MWLKFKRDWEEPESAVTPEALFKQRRNIIKGFGLAGAASLLPVTGQAASWFGGDDEEPAAIVRRALNKTDIPPLHNDALTPEAKAISHNNFYEFGTAKDDPVKNSRQFNPNPWSFTIDGLVEKPLTLDLDDVMAKMALEQRIYRLRCVEAWSMVIPWVGFSLSDLLKQVKPLSSARYVAFETLYDPEQMPGQKSRFVGGGINYPYVEGLRLDEAMNPLSFMAVGMYGKTLPAQNGAPLRLVVPWKYGFKSIKSIVRIRFTDVEPPTTWNILSPYEYGFYANVNPKVDHPRWSQASERRIDDAGLLGRKRIDTEMFNGYGEQVAHLYKNMDLTRYF
- a CDS encoding sulfite oxidase heme-binding subunit YedZ, producing the protein MSKAINKTLASYRWQLKGLLHLLLLCPLFYCVLAVVNGWWGGDPVQAIIHYLANSALNILLITLCLAPVSRKFKLPSLLAYRRLIGLYVFVYALLHLAAYLVIDLGLDWQLFWQENLQRPYIWLGMIAFVVLLAMSITSLKALQQKLGRRWLQLHGLVYPITLLVLVHFWWSLKSGWLEPVLYLVVVAGLFSLRKMQIQRWLGSFSNTNHTK
- a CDS encoding CinA family nicotinamide mononucleotide deamidase-related protein, which encodes MKIEMLSTGDEVLQGDIADTNAAWCGQELNELGLSFSRRQTVADNMDDIVDALQQAAERSDWVLVNGGLGPTSDDLSAEAAARLTACELELNQDWLKQLEAWYVAQNTKMPESNIKQAMLPKGAVLVDNPIGTACGFIVEHAGAKLIFTPGVPSEFKRMLKEQWFPQLIAAAPNAQAKVKRFYTFGLSESSLSDRFNDLALPEGVHLGYRSARPSIEVKLFYPREAPQYEQLSQVVRNELADHVFTEDQGNWALHLQQLMIAQGKKLALAESCTGGMLAAELIAVAGSSAYLDRGFVTYSNQAKQQSIGVPAATIEQYGAVSIETSQAMALGALKHSEADIALSVTGIAGPSGGSEDKPVGTVCFTLAEGDKCISQQLLLSNRSRSVVRIMSTAVAMDMLRRYLTGSPVLGDYQHLKRICSADRIL